ACTCTGGTATATCTCATAACGAGTCGGATAGGCCCGCCCTACTTCATCCCAGCGCTTCCGCGCATTGGAATAGCTGGAACCTTTGATAACTCCTTTCAACTCGAACTCATCACCATTATGGGGATTCATGACCGTTGTGGTATAGGGAACTTCAACCTCGCTATTTTCCACCATCATCCGCGCCATCATCAATCCATAGGCGGGTACATTAGATGGCATGGCATCTTTAACAGTTTCCTGGTTGCTTTTGGTCGATGTTTCCCCAACGGTCGTTGAAACACTAAAAGTCTCAGAAAAACTGAATGTAATGGAGCCACTATTTTCAACAGTGCCGGGAACACCGACCTTGTAACCCTCGGTCAAGCTAACTCCAGCAGTAACCGAAATACCCATAGTATTAGTCCAGGTATCTGTTTCACTCTTCCCGTCGGTATACCAAACTTCTGTACTGTCGTTTTGGGCAATACTGCCGGAGTTCTCAAGCAATCTCTCACCAAAGAATGTCCTGGTATTGTTGGGAGTTTCCACAATCTGATCCCAGTGAATCTCTACTCCAGATTCCACCAACTCCAAACGATCCGCAACGCAAGGGTAGATACTCCAAACTTTACTATCACTCGCAGTACCAGCAAACCCAACTACTGACCGGGTTCCAATACTTAGATGGTATTCCTCCCACTTATACCAGCCATTATTACCTCCAAAGGTAATATCACGGGTTGAGTTATCCGCCATGTCTTTCAAGTAGACTCGAATCCTGGAAATATTGCCATCGCGCTTTTTATAGAAGCGCCAACCCTGAATATATTCGGTAGCACCAAGCAACTTTCGATACCCGGAGATAGTGGTTTTACCAACCTCCTCATCTCCTGCATATAAGTATTCGAGTTTTAACCCTTTGATTCTCTCATCACCGCTAAAACTGGTTATAGCGGTGATCTTGTCTCCAGGGATTCGGGTGGTAACATAGCTATCGCACATATCGAAATCGCTACCATTCCCGCTCTTACCATACTGAAATATTGTATCGTACCTTAGGGTCCCACCATTATCTGATGTATTAAAGTACTGATCCAAAATATTTTCTGCTGCACTAATCTGCACAGAAGCCAATAAACCTAACATCGCTGTGACGAAATACTTCATAGTCAACACCTTCTTTATAAGATTATTCTTTTAAACGGATACAACTATCTGAGTACAACCTTTTGTCAACTTCGTCCGTGTCCAACCCTCCTGTATTGCCTTTATTGTTTAAGTTTTCCATCCTGTGGGGTGAAAAATAGAAGTAATCTGACTTCGCGCTACCAGAACGAACCCACCACCAACGCAGTAACCACAAGCAGTAGCACAGACTGAACTCGATAGTTTTTCCATAGTGGCTGTGCTTTCAGGGATACGGTCTCAGTGTCAAAATCGCTTTTAGACCAAGTGAAAGATTTGGCTTCTTCGCTAATCTCAGTAGGATAAAGCAGGCTGGCAATCACCAATACCAGTGAACAGAAGACAAATAAAATTGGAGCAATATAGAGGAAATGTAAGTTTGTCCAGTCGAAGACTTCATTGACAAAAAAGAGGCCAACACCGCCCAAGGTGCCTAACAGCAAAGTAGCTATGGCTCCCTTGGAGTTAGCACCACGCCAAAAGAATCCGATCAGGAAAAGTGCCAGTACAGGGGGAACTGCATAGGAAAGTACCTTCTGCAGATACTGGAATAAGGAACCAAAACTTTCAATCTGTGGTGCCCAAAGTACGGCAAGTATCATAAAGATAAAGGTGACCAGCTGACCTACACGCATTAACTGGTGCTGGTTTAGGCCCGGAAAAAACTTCCGCACAAAGTCCATGGTCACCAGCGTGGAAGCTGAATTAAGCGTGGAATCAATTTGCGACATTAGTGCAGCAACAAAACCTGCCAACACTAGCCCCAGGATACCAACAGGCAACAGCTCAAATAACAGAGTGGGATAAACCATATCTGCGCGCTCTAGCTCGGGGAAAATAACAATCGCCATAGTGCCAGGCAGAACCATGATAAACAGCACGGGAAGTTTGAGCAGACCGGCAAATAAGGCTCCCCAGCGGCCGTGATTAACATCTTTTGCACTGAGTACCCTTTGCACCATAAATTGGTTAGTACACCAGAAATAAAAGCCCAGCAAAGTGACTCCCGTAATTAGCCCCAACCAGGGTACGCTCGAATCACCAATGGGCCGTATCAGACTCAATTGTTCCGCCGAGACCTGGGATACAACATTTTCCCAACCTCCTGCGCGATCCAGGGCAAAAATACTGATCAGGATTGAACCAAATATCAGCAGCAGCGCCTGAATGGTGTCGGTATAAATAACGGCCGCCAAACCTCCACAGATGGTGTAGATACCCGCGATCACCGCCAAAATTGAAATCGTGGTCCAAATTGGTAATTCAGGAAATATCAATTTCATTACCAGGGCCCCTGCATAGAGGCTACCTGCAGTATCAACCACAATATTCAGGAAAATAGTCAATCCCGAAAAATAAGTGCGCGCGGTGCTGTTAAAGCGACGCTCAAGCATTTCCGGCATCGTGTAAATGCGCGAGCGAAGAATTGTCGGCAGATAGAAAACGGCAAAGAAAACCAGGATAACCGCCGCCATCCACTCATAGTTGAAGACCGCTATGCCAGTGCTGTAAGCATCTCCGGCCAAGCCGATCAAAGTGGTACTCGATATATTGGAAGCGAACAGGGATAAGCCAATCAAGGGCCATACCATTTTCCTCCCTGCCAGGAAGTAGTCCTCTGCAGTATCGTGGCGGCGACTTAGGAAGAGCCCAAGGACGATGGTGAAAACAAAATAGACGACCAGAATGGTCGCATCGACTGGGTGAAGACCAAAATCGACCGGCATAACTTCCTCGTTCACTGCTAGCAGCGTATTTTTAGAATGATTTGCTTGAACTTGGTCAAAAATTAAATCACAGTGATTTAATTAAGTAAAGCCAAGCTTCAATAAACAAAAAAAGCTATATTAATCAATAAGTTATATAAACTCGGATCTTAGTGCCAACGAAGCCAATAGACTAAGCAAAGGCTTTAAAGTTACACTTTTAACAATAGAACCGGACAATCGGTGGCCGGATCAGATCACGTTTCATCTCAGGGGGCACGGATGGGTAAAGGTAGCAATTCCAGTGGTTTACGCCGCTATAACGAGCGAGTGGTGCTCACGACCTTGCGGAAGACTGGCGCAGCCTCCAAGTCCGACCTAGCGCGCCAAACTGACCTCACCGCTCAGGCGGTTACCCGGATTGTCGATGATTTGGAAAACGCAGGACTGGTGATGCGAGAGGGACGCCGACTGGGCGGCAAAGGCCAACCCTCGATTATGTACGTTATTAACCCTACTGGTGCTTACTCTGTCGGCATCAAGGTGGGACGGCGCAATATCGAGCTGCTACTAATGGATTTTGGTGGCACGGTACTAAAGAAAATTTGCCACGAGTTTGAATTCCCGGAGCCCGAATTTTTATTGGCAAAAATTGAATCGGGCCTCCAGGCACTTACTGATACCCTACCCGCTAAAGACAGAGGGAAACTAGTGGGCGTGGGTATCGCTATGCCCTGGTTTATCGGCGCCTGGACCGAAGAGCTCAATATGAGTGAAGAACTTGCCGCCCAGTGGCAGGAAATTAATTTTGCTGAAGAAGTTGCTCAGCGCACACATCTGCCGGTCTTCTTCGAGAACGACTGTTCCGCTGCTGCTGTTGCCGAATTGCAGTTTGGCAATGGCCAAGACATATCCAATTTTCTCTACGTTTATATCGGGACCTTTATCGGTGGAGGCCTGGTATTAAATGGCAGCCTGGAAACCGGCGTCCATGGCAATGCGGGCAACCTGGTTTCCCTGCCAGTGCCCCGCTCAAAACTTAGCAGCACCCCTGAAAATCAAGGAGCATTTGAGCTACTCCTCAATCGCGCTTCACTATTTGGGCTGCGCAGACATTTACGAGAGTGCGGCATCGAAATTACCAGCACTTCCGAACTTGAAACGGTAATGGACCAGGCCCGCCCTCAGATCCAGGAGTGGCTGGACGACTGTGCAGATGCGCTGGTTTATGCATTTCTATCGGCAATCAGCGTACTGGACCTGGAGGCTATTATTGTCGATGCGCATTTGCCCCGCTTTTTATTAGACGAACTGGTCGAAATGATTTCTCGCAGGATAAAGCAGGTGGCGCCTTCAGGTGTATTTGCGCCCAAAATTGTCAGTGGAAAAATTGGAGTCGACGCCATCGCCACAGGCGGTGCGATTCTGCCTTTTTACTCAATTTTTGCACCGGATAAAACAGTTCTATTAAAAGGCGGCATACCAGGAAGAATATCTACCTGATTGCGCCTTAATTGGAACCCCAGAAAAGCATAAAAATAACTCTGGGCTCCCTAAGAATAATCAAAGCAATAACTCACCGGAAAATTTCCAATCAGCACCAATGAGGTAAATATCATGGCATTTAATCTCGATAATAAATGGGTATGGGATTTTTGGTTCGCGCAGGACGGCGACCAGTACCATGTATTTTACCTTCAAGCCGATAAATCACTGGGCGATCCTGAGCTGCGCCATTGGAATGTATCTGTCGGTCATGCCATTTCTACGGACCTTATTCATTGGACAACGCTCCAGGATGCATTAAAACCCTCACCTCGAACTGCAACCGCCAGTGAGGAAGCTGCAGACTCTTACACTACCTGGACCGGCTGTGTACACAGAGAAGGCGATACCTGGTATATGTTTTATACCGGTACTAAATATTCGGAGAAAGGCCTGATTCAGCGGGTCTGCCTGGCAACTTCCAAGGACTTATTACACTGGGAAAAACACCCCAACAACCCCCTGGTGGAATTAGATCCCAATTTCTACGATGGCCTGAACCTTGAATATTGGCACGATGCATCCTGGCGTGACCCATGGATCGTTAAAGACCCCACGCAGAATCTCTACCATATGTATCTCACTGCGCGCTGCAACCAGGGCAGCCCTGATGGGCGTGGCGCAGTTGGCTATGCCAGCTCAACGGACTTAATTCACTGGAAAGTGGGGCAACCGATACTGGCTCCCGGCTGGTATGGCGAAATGGAAGTACCGCAAATTGAATACATCCATGGCCGCTACTACTTATTCTGCTCAGTATCGACAAAGTTCCACAGCGCTGCCCATCGACAATCCATGCAGGGTACACCACTGACTGGCACAAAATATTTTATCGCCGATGATCTGAATGGCCCATACGAAGTCGTTGGAGATGGCTTTATCGGCGCAGACCAGCAGGGATCACTCTATTCCGGCCGGGTTATCCAGGGGCCGGACCAACATTGGTATCTGCTGGCTTTTAATAGGGACGATGCCGAGGGCAACTTTATCGGCGGTATCTGCGACCCCAAACGCATCGAGTTTATGGACGATGGACAACTGGGATTGGCCAAAGACTAGCAGGCAGGAATCGCAACCAAATCCTTAGGTAGATGCTCACCAGAAGCATCTACTGCCCCGTACCCCCTTCTCCCGCAGCCAGTGCTACTTAGAAAGACAAGTAGCGCTGTCACCAAAAGCAAAGATCGATACCGCGAAAATCACTACTTCCCCTTGGTTTACTTATCTATTCGCTGATTCCACTACGTAAATTCCGCAAATTTTCGTATTGCCTTTATTAAATCACAGTGATTTAATAAATGTGTTCGCGGGGAGAGGTCCCACCCATGCGGTAACAGGAAGAGAGTCTCGAGCCCGCAGAGAACGGGCCGTGAAAAATCTAATAACCATAAGAGATGATTGAGGAGAGCGCCGTGATTGCAGAGGGCTTCCAAGCAGGTTCAGAGACACAGAAACACTTTAAACCACACTCCATAGCCCTGGCAGTTGCCATGGCCTCCAGCGTAGCGGTACCGGCAACAGCTGAGGAAATGCCGGAAATTGAAGAGGTGATGGTTACCGCAACCGCTCGACCGGTTACCAAGATGGAATCCAGCGTATCCGTTAGTGCACTGGACACTGAGGAAATGGCGAAGTACGCCCCGCGCTCTACCGCAGAGCTGTTCCGCAGCTTACCCGGTATTCGGGCGGAATCCTCCGGTGGCGGCGGCAATGCAAATATCACCGTTAGAGGTATTCCCCTGGCAACTGGCGGCTCCAAATATATGCAAATCCAGGAAGACGGATTGCCTGTATTAGAATACGGCGATATTAATTTCGGTAACACTGACAACTTTGTTCGCACCGACTCCTCTCTCGCACGTATAGAAAGCGTACGCGGCGGCTCTGCCTCCACCTTTGCCAGTAATTCCCCTGGCGGTGTGATCAATATGATCAGCAATACCGGCGAAGAAGAAGGTGGTAATGTAGGACTTTCGTTTGGTGCGGACTACGATGAGTCCCGCCTGGACTTTGGCTATGGCCACCACTTGAATGACACTTTGCGATTCTATGTCGGCGGATTTTTAAGAGAGGGAGAAGGCATCCGCGAGACCGGCTTTGATGGGGATTCCGGCGGCCAACTCAAGGCCAACCTCACCAAAGAGTTTGATAACGGTTATGTCCGCCTCTATTACAAACATCTCGATGACCGGGTAACAACTTATCTTCCTGGCCCTGTAACCTATAAGGGCGATGGTGAATTCGGCACGGTTGCCAACTTCGATGCCAGCAGCCAAACCCTGCATTCCGATAATTATCGATACATTTCCACTTTTGATGCCTACGGCAATCCGGTAACCCGCGACTTATCCGACGGTATCGAATCTCTGGTGGAAGCCTATGGCTTTGAAACCAAATTCGAATTTAATGATGGCTGGACTGTTACCGACAAATTCAGAATTTCTGATGTTAGCGGCAGCTTTATTTCCCCCTTTACCGATACTTTCGGCGATTACGGACCACAATCCACACAGGATATGGCTGATACCATTTGTGCAAATGCCGTAGGCAGTAGCGGAGAGGCCATAGACTGTAGCGCCGGCACAACGGTGACTTATGCCAATGGTGAAGAGGCCGAAGGCCTCGCCTATGTCGACCTGCTCTTTGATACAGAAATACACGATTTGGGTCTGATAGTTAACGACTTTAAAGTCGATAAATTAATTGGCGATAATATTGTTGTTTCCGGTGGGTTCTATTACTCCAACCAAAATATCAAAACCAGCTGGAATAGTTGGAATGCCCTAGTTCAAACTGTTGACGGCAGCAATTCTGAAAACCTCACCATAACTGCCAATGCCAACGGAGATGTACTGGTAGATGATGGGGTCTGGTCTGCAAGCTTTCTTTCCTGGGCCTGGGACCTGGAATATGAAACTTATGCACCCTATATGAATGTGGCGATCGACATCGGCGACTTTACCTTCGATGTCAGTGCCCGCCACGATATGGTCAATGCCAAAGGCTCCCTGGTTTCCAGCTGTTGTGGTGGTGATACAGACTACGATCTGAATGGCGATGGTATTATCAGCGATGTGGAAAGTGCTAGCGCTTCCGATGCCTTTGGATTCACCGGCGGCGTCATCACAATGGCCAATGGATCCACCCAGCTCGTTGACTACGATGCAGACAACACCTCTTTCTCTCTCGGTGGGAATTATATTCTCAACGACAGCATGGCTATTTTTGCCCGCTACAGCGAGGGCGGTCGAGCAATTGCCGATCGGCTTCTACAAATTAGCGGCGCCCTCAACAGTGACGGAAGCCTAACTGACACCACCGATGGTTTCGACTCTGTGGACCAGCTGGAAATTGGATACAAACTCTCAACCGGCGATCTGGATTTCTTTGCAACTTACTTCAATACGGTCACTGAAGAGACCAATGCAGAAATCACTAGCGGCTTAACGTTTGTACGCGAGTATGAAGCCCAAGGAATCGAGCTGGAAGCAGCCTACAGTTATGGAGACTTTTCCGTAAATGGAAACCTCACCTGGACCGACGCCGAAATTTCAAAAGATGCCAACGACAGTTCTGTCGTAGGAAATACGCCGCGCCGTCAAGCTGATTTCATTTACACGATTACACCGCAATATAACTTTGGTGATGACTTTACATTTGGTGCAAGCCTCCAAGGGTCTACAGAATATTTTGTTTCTGACTCCAACCAGTTGAAACAGGAAGGTTATGTCCTGGTCAATCTGTTTGGTTCTTATTACCTGACAGAAGACCTTACCGTTTCCTTTAATATAAACAACCTCACCGATGAATTTGTTGTTACCGAAGTTGAAGAGTCTTACGCAGAAGTTGGAGACATAGTACGCGGACGGGCTATCAGTGGCCGCTCCACCAGCGTCAGTTTCAATTACGCTTTTTGATCGTTGTTCTTCCCTACTCTAGTAAGTGGTTTGCAGTTCTGCCCATAGCTTTGCAAACCCCGAGCGTCTGGCCCCCACCGGCGCTCGGTTTTTTTCTTTCAGAAACAATATAACCAGCTATAAACTATCAGTGGTGTAAGTTCAGCAACCATCAACTGATAATACGAATAACTTATGTAACCCGGGGAGCGGATTAGGATGGAAAGGCAAGGCAATGCGGTAGATACCTTGCTCGGCGGAATTGAAGCCGGTGGTACCAAATTTAACTGTGTGGTAGCCGCTGGGATTAATGACATCCGTGAGCGAGCCAGCTTCCCAACCACCGACCCAGAACATACGCTATCCAAGGTCGCTCAGTTTTTTCACGAAAGCAGTCAGCGCCACGGCACCGTTTCTGCGCTGGGCATAGCCAGCTTTGGCCCGGTAAACCTGGACCCAGAATCCGCCTACTATGGCTATATCACCCAAACACCTAAAGCTGGCTGGTCCAATACCAATATGGCTGGCTACTTCAGCCAAGCCCTGTCGGTACCAGTTGCTTTCGATACAGATGTTAATGGCGCCGCCCTTGGAGAGCACCTCTGCGGCGCCGCTACAGATGTAAAGAACTTTGTCTACGTCACCATCGGTACCGGTATCGGCGCCGGCATTATGATCGACGGGCAGCTGATCAATGGATCTATGCACCCGGAAATTGGGCATATGTTGATGCCTAGAGACAGCCAAAAGGATTCTTTTAAAGGCAACTGCCCATTTCATAACAACTGCCTTGAAGGACTGGCCTCAGGTCCTGCGATAGAGGAGCGCTGGGGACTGCGTGGCCAACACCTGGAACAACACCACCCGGCCTGGGACCTGGAGGCGGAGTATCTGGCCACTATGTGTGTCAACCTTACCAGCTGCTACTCACCACAGCGGATCATACTGGGGGGTGGAGTGATGATACAGGCGCACCTATTCAATCGCATAAGACAAAAATTCCTAGCCTTAGCCGGTGGTTACTTTCCCCAAGTCTCAGAAAGTAATATTGAACGGTATATCGTTGCGCCAAAACTAGTGGGAAGGTCCGGTGAAGTCGGCTCTCTGCGGATGGCCCAGCACCTATACAACACTAAAAACGTCATTGCCTAAACCAGGGAGGGGACATCCCCTTCCCGCCCATCCTCTTCTCAGTGGGCGTGGTTCCCAAGTGCAATATCCCTATTTCTGTGATTACGACCACTTCTTGAGCAAAAACTTGCGATGAAGAGTGATTCCTGCGGCAGTAACCCCCTCCCCAGCTAGCGATTCCCTTTATCTATCTGTTAGGCTTCCATATAGATACCTCTAGTAAGCAGGGCGATAACAGGTAAGTTTCAGCGCCCCTCAGGGATAGTAATGAAAATAATTAGATTATTAGTGATAGGTATTCTTAGTGCCTGTTGCCAGCTGGCAGCAGCCGGCAGTGCCGAACCCACAACTTTCACCCGCCCAGGGATACTGTCATACAACTTCTACTCTGATTTACTAGAGCGTGAGTACGTTATCGACATAATGCTGCCTCTCTCGTACACCCCGGAAAACACCGATCGCTATCCAGTCATTTATATGACCGATGGCTTTCTGCATTTCCCTATGACAGCCCCTAACCTTCTTCAGGAACAGGTTCCCGATGAGTTTGGCAATGTCAAAATGCCCCCTGTAATTCTGGTCGGTATCTCCCACGCTTTTGACAGTCCAAATTTCGCCCAACGAGTATTGGATTTCACCCCCGTGCCTGGTGTGATCAAAGGTGCCGAACTAGGTGGAGGCGCCGATCACTTTCTTGAGTTTATCGAAGAGGAACTCAAACCCTTTATCAATAATAATTTTAAAGGTAACGAAGAAGACGAAACCCTTGTGGGCCATTCCCTGGGTGGGCTTCTAGCTCTCCATGCACTTTTTAACCACACCAATAGCTTTGACCGATATGTCATTGGAAGCCCCAGTATTTGGTGGGCCGATAAGCAAATTTTAGATAGTGAATTGGCCTATGCAGAACGCAATGCCGATTTAGGAAAAAGTGTGTATTTATTTATTGGCGGTGAAGAGACTTGCAGTGAAGTCGACTCAGTTTGCGCAGTTAAAGACTTTTCTCAACTAGTAAAAAGACTGAAGTCTCGTAACTACAATAGCCTTACCCTAAGAAAACGTGTATTTGATAATGAGAATCACGGTAGTGTTGTTAATCCAGGCTATGATCGAGGGATAGAAAAGGTCTTTAAGGCTAAGGTATTACCTAGAAAATATTCTTTCTAATAAAATTATCTTACCCTTTAGTAACACAATATTGATTAAGAATAAAATAGCCCCCCAAAAAAACTGCTTCACAAAATCGTAAGCACAAGAAAATAACCCTTCCCAGCTGTAGTGGCACACTACAGCTCGATCTAAGATATTACAAAGCTAATAACCGATATTAGACAATTGACTAATGATCAAAGCCTTTGTTGTAATCGATTGGCCAATCAAAAATCATTCTACCTATCGAATAGGCCAGAGAGTATAGATTTCTCTATGGTCCCGCTACAATAAAATCACCTAATCTGTTCTTCAGAGTTACCAGTGTATGGAGAGCCTGGGCATACCCAGGCTCTCCCAAGCTCATCGAAAAATCATATTTAACCTAATCCCAGGCAAAGTTTCATCCCTAACAATTACTAGCCACACTTTAACACTTACGTTCTTTTGAAAATGTGCAAAGATTCTCTATAATCATAAACCAACAAAT
This DNA window, taken from Microbulbifer sp. VAAF005, encodes the following:
- a CDS encoding sodium:solute symporter yields the protein MNEEVMPVDFGLHPVDATILVVYFVFTIVLGLFLSRRHDTAEDYFLAGRKMVWPLIGLSLFASNISSTTLIGLAGDAYSTGIAVFNYEWMAAVILVFFAVFYLPTILRSRIYTMPEMLERRFNSTARTYFSGLTIFLNIVVDTAGSLYAGALVMKLIFPELPIWTTISILAVIAGIYTICGGLAAVIYTDTIQALLLIFGSILISIFALDRAGGWENVVSQVSAEQLSLIRPIGDSSVPWLGLITGVTLLGFYFWCTNQFMVQRVLSAKDVNHGRWGALFAGLLKLPVLFIMVLPGTMAIVIFPELERADMVYPTLLFELLPVGILGLVLAGFVAALMSQIDSTLNSASTLVTMDFVRKFFPGLNQHQLMRVGQLVTFIFMILAVLWAPQIESFGSLFQYLQKVLSYAVPPVLALFLIGFFWRGANSKGAIATLLLGTLGGVGLFFVNEVFDWTNLHFLYIAPILFVFCSLVLVIASLLYPTEISEEAKSFTWSKSDFDTETVSLKAQPLWKNYRVQSVLLLVVTALVVGSFW
- a CDS encoding ROK family transcriptional regulator, which encodes MGKGSNSSGLRRYNERVVLTTLRKTGAASKSDLARQTDLTAQAVTRIVDDLENAGLVMREGRRLGGKGQPSIMYVINPTGAYSVGIKVGRRNIELLLMDFGGTVLKKICHEFEFPEPEFLLAKIESGLQALTDTLPAKDRGKLVGVGIAMPWFIGAWTEELNMSEELAAQWQEINFAEEVAQRTHLPVFFENDCSAAAVAELQFGNGQDISNFLYVYIGTFIGGGLVLNGSLETGVHGNAGNLVSLPVPRSKLSSTPENQGAFELLLNRASLFGLRRHLRECGIEITSTSELETVMDQARPQIQEWLDDCADALVYAFLSAISVLDLEAIIVDAHLPRFLLDELVEMISRRIKQVAPSGVFAPKIVSGKIGVDAIATGGAILPFYSIFAPDKTVLLKGGIPGRIST
- a CDS encoding TonB-dependent receptor, with the translated sequence MIEESAVIAEGFQAGSETQKHFKPHSIALAVAMASSVAVPATAEEMPEIEEVMVTATARPVTKMESSVSVSALDTEEMAKYAPRSTAELFRSLPGIRAESSGGGGNANITVRGIPLATGGSKYMQIQEDGLPVLEYGDINFGNTDNFVRTDSSLARIESVRGGSASTFASNSPGGVINMISNTGEEEGGNVGLSFGADYDESRLDFGYGHHLNDTLRFYVGGFLREGEGIRETGFDGDSGGQLKANLTKEFDNGYVRLYYKHLDDRVTTYLPGPVTYKGDGEFGTVANFDASSQTLHSDNYRYISTFDAYGNPVTRDLSDGIESLVEAYGFETKFEFNDGWTVTDKFRISDVSGSFISPFTDTFGDYGPQSTQDMADTICANAVGSSGEAIDCSAGTTVTYANGEEAEGLAYVDLLFDTEIHDLGLIVNDFKVDKLIGDNIVVSGGFYYSNQNIKTSWNSWNALVQTVDGSNSENLTITANANGDVLVDDGVWSASFLSWAWDLEYETYAPYMNVAIDIGDFTFDVSARHDMVNAKGSLVSSCCGGDTDYDLNGDGIISDVESASASDAFGFTGGVITMANGSTQLVDYDADNTSFSLGGNYILNDSMAIFARYSEGGRAIADRLLQISGALNSDGSLTDTTDGFDSVDQLEIGYKLSTGDLDFFATYFNTVTEETNAEITSGLTFVREYEAQGIELEAAYSYGDFSVNGNLTWTDAEISKDANDSSVVGNTPRRQADFIYTITPQYNFGDDFTFGASLQGSTEYFVSDSNQLKQEGYVLVNLFGSYYLTEDLTVSFNINNLTDEFVVTEVEESYAEVGDIVRGRAISGRSTSVSFNYAF
- a CDS encoding ROK family protein; translated protein: MERQGNAVDTLLGGIEAGGTKFNCVVAAGINDIRERASFPTTDPEHTLSKVAQFFHESSQRHGTVSALGIASFGPVNLDPESAYYGYITQTPKAGWSNTNMAGYFSQALSVPVAFDTDVNGAALGEHLCGAATDVKNFVYVTIGTGIGAGIMIDGQLINGSMHPEIGHMLMPRDSQKDSFKGNCPFHNNCLEGLASGPAIEERWGLRGQHLEQHHPAWDLEAEYLATMCVNLTSCYSPQRIILGGGVMIQAHLFNRIRQKFLALAGGYFPQVSESNIERYIVAPKLVGRSGEVGSLRMAQHLYNTKNVIA
- a CDS encoding alpha/beta hydrolase-fold protein; the encoded protein is MKIIRLLVIGILSACCQLAAAGSAEPTTFTRPGILSYNFYSDLLEREYVIDIMLPLSYTPENTDRYPVIYMTDGFLHFPMTAPNLLQEQVPDEFGNVKMPPVILVGISHAFDSPNFAQRVLDFTPVPGVIKGAELGGGADHFLEFIEEELKPFINNNFKGNEEDETLVGHSLGGLLALHALFNHTNSFDRYVIGSPSIWWADKQILDSELAYAERNADLGKSVYLFIGGEETCSEVDSVCAVKDFSQLVKRLKSRNYNSLTLRKRVFDNENHGSVVNPGYDRGIEKVFKAKVLPRKYSF